In [Leptolyngbya] sp. PCC 7376, a genomic segment contains:
- the nadB gene encoding L-aspartate oxidase, translating into MTSETTLPNQFDVVVIGSGAAGLYAALSLPSHLRVGLITKAKLRTGSSKWAQGGIAAAIAPTDSPDLHFKDTLTAGAGLCDPAAVRFLVDNAKDAIHHLVQMGVDFDRKNGQLAMTLEAAHSRPRVLHSKDTTGKAIITTLIEQVLDRPNIHVVPQAFALQLRRDEDGKCQGVSVLHDGQIRWIASGSIILATGGGGQVFAQTTNPTVSTGDGVALAWRLGAQLRDLEFFQFHPTALSKPGAPRFLISEAVRGEGAHLLGFNGDRFAFDYHPDGELAPRDVVSRAIFSYLAENAGDPANANVYLDLSVIPEEKVRRRFPNIIRFCAEYGVDVFSEPIPVAPAAHYWMGGIKTDAICETSISGLYAIGETSSTGVHGANRLASNSLLECLVFAAQLQNFEPAAPSELTENIVPKVITEHWRRETVKAQTIRADLPFLLWQSAGICRDQQTLDEAIAQVSAWRDQLHRMPFAQFLNLAEDAEIQLEHPDAETEIRLYAETCNLADVAFLILKSAAWRTESRGGHYRLDYAATQPDWQVHTLIENDQFRRSPLLE; encoded by the coding sequence ATGACCAGTGAGACAACTTTGCCGAACCAATTTGATGTTGTGGTGATTGGGAGTGGTGCGGCTGGTCTGTATGCGGCATTATCATTACCCAGTCATTTACGGGTCGGTTTAATCACAAAGGCGAAGCTCCGCACGGGATCGAGTAAATGGGCACAAGGTGGCATTGCGGCGGCGATCGCCCCAACAGATTCACCAGACCTACATTTTAAGGATACGCTTACCGCTGGCGCTGGTCTTTGTGACCCCGCAGCGGTGAGGTTTCTAGTTGATAATGCCAAGGATGCTATTCATCACTTGGTGCAGATGGGAGTGGACTTTGATCGGAAAAATGGTCAGTTGGCGATGACCCTTGAAGCTGCCCATTCTCGACCACGGGTGTTGCACTCGAAGGACACGACAGGTAAAGCGATTATTACCACCCTGATTGAGCAAGTGCTTGATCGCCCCAATATTCACGTGGTGCCCCAAGCTTTTGCGTTGCAGTTACGCCGAGATGAAGACGGCAAATGCCAAGGGGTCAGTGTTTTACATGATGGTCAAATCCGCTGGATTGCCTCGGGATCGATAATTTTAGCAACCGGTGGTGGCGGACAGGTTTTTGCCCAAACCACGAATCCGACCGTCAGTACAGGGGATGGCGTCGCTCTGGCATGGCGTTTGGGGGCGCAATTACGAGATCTTGAATTTTTCCAATTTCATCCGACAGCATTATCGAAACCCGGTGCACCCAGATTTTTAATTAGTGAAGCAGTGCGGGGCGAAGGAGCACATCTGCTCGGTTTTAATGGTGATCGCTTTGCCTTTGATTACCATCCAGACGGGGAATTAGCGCCGCGAGATGTGGTGAGCCGTGCCATTTTTAGTTATCTCGCTGAAAATGCAGGCGATCCAGCCAATGCCAATGTTTATCTTGATTTAAGCGTTATTCCCGAAGAAAAAGTGCGGCGACGTTTTCCCAATATCATTCGATTTTGTGCAGAGTATGGCGTAGATGTTTTTTCGGAACCGATTCCTGTTGCTCCGGCGGCGCACTATTGGATGGGTGGCATTAAAACTGACGCAATCTGTGAGACCTCCATTTCAGGACTGTATGCTATTGGCGAAACGTCGAGCACTGGGGTGCATGGCGCGAATCGATTAGCGAGTAATTCTTTGTTGGAATGTTTGGTTTTTGCGGCACAGTTACAGAATTTTGAACCTGCAGCTCCCAGTGAGCTTACAGAGAATATAGTACCTAAGGTGATAACAGAGCATTGGCGACGAGAGACTGTTAAAGCCCAAACCATTCGGGCAGATTTACCTTTTTTACTGTGGCAAAGTGCAGGGATTTGTCGTGATCAGCAAACCCTCGATGAGGCGATCGCCCAGGTGTCGGCATGGCGTGATCAGTTGCATAGGATGCCTTTTGCGCAATTTTTGAATTTGGCAGAAGATGCTGAAATTCAATTGGAACATCCCGATGCAGAAACGGAGATTCGCCTCTATGCAGAAACATGTAACTTGGCAGATGTTGCTTTTCTCATCCTCAAAAGTGCAGCATGGCGAACTGAGAGTCGAGGAGGCCATTACCGCCTAGATTATGCGGCGACTCAACCGGATTGGCAGGTGCATACTTTGATCGAAAATGATCAGTTTCGGCGATCGCCATTACTTGAGTAA
- a CDS encoding NAD(P)/FAD-dependent oxidoreductase, translated as MLDVAVIGVGLAGISAAVECQKKGLKIGLFDKSRGVGGRLATRRVNDIRLDHGLPSWNIQGPHTQALTEKLLAEQIISPWKVAHSDSNSVDAWQTLETENFYAAPNGMTAIAKYLARDLTINRSFHLDKIIPAENHWQLHFKNNETVEAKAIILAIPASQAVPLVENFVTRELGDRLQSVTYEPAISLMLGFEELNLNFPWQELCLSDHPSFKKIILDGKKRSPQAQTLVLQTNATFTEKYLDADNLQPIAQTLIREIRQLLNLSQPSWHQIHRWRYALPDKTFSESHLYLPLELPLILCGDWCLGNGAEGAIASGLAAATYFDGR; from the coding sequence ATGTTGGATGTGGCGGTTATTGGTGTTGGTTTAGCCGGAATTTCTGCGGCAGTGGAATGTCAGAAAAAGGGTCTCAAGATCGGGTTATTTGATAAGTCTCGCGGTGTCGGCGGTCGTTTGGCGACGCGACGAGTGAATGATATTCGGCTCGATCATGGTCTCCCCAGTTGGAATATTCAAGGGCCACATACGCAAGCACTAACTGAAAAGCTTCTGGCAGAACAAATCATCTCACCTTGGAAAGTGGCGCATAGTGATTCTAATTCTGTTGATGCTTGGCAGACTTTAGAGACTGAAAATTTTTATGCTGCCCCAAATGGTATGACGGCGATCGCCAAATATCTTGCTCGTGACCTAACGATTAATCGTTCATTCCATCTCGACAAAATTATTCCAGCAGAAAACCATTGGCAGCTTCACTTTAAAAATAATGAAACAGTAGAAGCGAAAGCTATTATTCTTGCGATTCCAGCATCTCAAGCCGTACCCTTAGTCGAAAATTTCGTGACAAGAGAGTTGGGCGATCGCCTCCAGTCTGTCACCTATGAACCAGCCATATCCCTAATGCTCGGTTTTGAAGAATTGAATTTAAACTTTCCATGGCAAGAATTATGTTTAAGTGATCACCCTAGTTTTAAGAAAATTATTCTCGATGGCAAGAAGCGATCGCCCCAAGCCCAGACCCTCGTACTCCAAACGAATGCCACTTTTACCGAAAAATATTTAGATGCCGATAATCTTCAGCCAATCGCCCAAACTTTAATCAGAGAAATCCGACAATTACTCAACCTGTCCCAACCAAGTTGGCATCAAATTCATCGTTGGCGATATGCTCTCCCTGACAAAACATTCAGTGAAAGTCATCTCTATCTCCCATTAGAGTTACCGCTTATTCTTTGTGGAGACTGGTGTTTAGGTAATGGTGCCGAAGGGGCGATCGCCTCAGGACTTGCTGCTGCCACTTATTTTGATGGGCGTTAG
- the fbp gene encoding class 1 fructose-bisphosphatase: MTVPSTSFVESPSLNRDCMTLSRHILQQLQSFDAEAQDISAIMNRIALAGKLIARRLSRAGLMEGVLGFTGEENVQGESVKKMDVYANDVFISVFKESGLVCRLASEEMEKPYYIPENCPVGRYTLLYDPIDGSSNVDINLNVGSIFAIRQQEGEDLNGEADDLLQNGHKQLAAGYILYGPSTMLVYSIGKGVHSFILDPSLGEFILAEENIVMPKHGKIYSVNEGNFWQWEESIREYIRYMHRHEGYTARYSGALVGDLHRILTQGGVFLYPGTQKKPEGKLRLLYETAPLAWLVEQAGGKASTGTKPLLDFIPTKLHQRTPAILGSTEDVELVESFISEGQRQLLEVV; the protein is encoded by the coding sequence ATGACAGTACCATCCACAAGCTTTGTTGAAAGTCCCAGCCTTAATCGCGATTGCATGACCCTCTCGCGCCATATCCTCCAACAACTTCAGAGTTTTGATGCTGAGGCACAAGATATCAGTGCCATCATGAATCGCATCGCCCTCGCTGGAAAATTGATCGCTCGCCGTCTCAGTCGTGCTGGTCTGATGGAAGGGGTTTTAGGCTTTACTGGGGAGGAAAATGTCCAAGGTGAATCCGTTAAAAAAATGGATGTTTATGCCAATGATGTTTTTATTTCTGTCTTTAAAGAAAGTGGATTAGTTTGTCGCCTTGCTTCCGAAGAAATGGAGAAGCCTTACTATATTCCTGAGAATTGTCCCGTTGGCCGCTACACGCTACTTTACGATCCGATTGATGGCTCTTCAAATGTTGATATTAATCTCAATGTTGGGTCAATTTTTGCGATTCGACAGCAAGAAGGAGAAGACCTTAATGGCGAGGCTGATGACCTACTTCAGAATGGCCACAAACAGTTAGCGGCTGGCTATATTCTCTATGGCCCTTCGACCATGTTGGTCTATTCCATCGGGAAAGGAGTACATTCATTTATTCTCGACCCGAGTTTGGGAGAATTCATTCTTGCTGAAGAAAATATTGTGATGCCAAAACACGGCAAGATTTACAGCGTTAATGAAGGGAATTTCTGGCAGTGGGAAGAATCTATTCGTGAATATATTCGCTACATGCACCGCCATGAAGGTTATACGGCTCGCTACAGTGGTGCTTTAGTGGGAGATTTACATCGGATTTTGACTCAAGGTGGTGTGTTTCTCTATCCCGGCACGCAGAAAAAACCTGAGGGTAAATTGCGCTTGCTTTATGAAACTGCACCGTTGGCATGGCTTGTGGAGCAGGCTGGTGGAAAAGCGAGTACTGGTACAAAACCTTTGCTCGATTTTATTCCGACAAAGCTACACCAAAGAACGCCAGCAATTCTTGGTAGTACTGAAGATGTGGAGCTGGTGGAATCGTTTATTAGTGAAGGCCAACGGCAATTACTGGAAGTGGTTTAG